A DNA window from Massilia putida contains the following coding sequences:
- the kdgD gene encoding 5-dehydro-4-deoxyglucarate dehydratase: protein MNPQELKQVISSGLLSFPITDFDAEGNFRPSTYIERLEWLAPYGATALFAAGGTGEFFSLTHDDYSQVIKTAVDTCAGKVPILAGAGGPTRSAIAFAQEAERLGAKGVLLLPHYLTEASQDGLVAHVEQVCKSVNIGVVVYNRAQCRLTPDSLEKLADRCPNLIGFKDGIGDIELMVSIWRRMGDRFSYLGGLPTAEVYAAAYKALGVPVYSSAVFNFMPQLAMDFYHAIAKDDHATTNRLLDEFFLPYLAIRNRKAGYAVSIVKAGARLVGHDGGPVRAPLTDLTAEECDMLHKLIVAQGAQ from the coding sequence ATGAACCCGCAAGAACTCAAACAGGTCATTTCGTCCGGCCTGCTGTCCTTCCCCATCACCGACTTCGACGCCGAAGGCAACTTCCGTCCCAGCACCTATATCGAACGCCTGGAATGGCTCGCCCCGTACGGCGCCACCGCCCTGTTCGCGGCCGGCGGCACGGGCGAATTCTTCTCGCTGACGCACGACGACTATTCGCAAGTGATCAAAACTGCGGTCGACACCTGCGCCGGCAAGGTGCCCATCCTCGCAGGCGCCGGCGGCCCGACCCGCAGCGCCATCGCGTTCGCCCAGGAAGCCGAACGCCTCGGCGCCAAGGGCGTGCTGCTGCTGCCGCACTACCTGACGGAAGCGAGCCAGGACGGCCTCGTCGCCCACGTGGAACAAGTCTGCAAATCGGTGAATATCGGCGTCGTCGTGTACAACCGCGCGCAATGCCGCCTGACGCCGGATTCGCTGGAGAAGCTGGCCGACCGCTGCCCCAACCTGATCGGCTTCAAGGACGGCATCGGCGACATCGAACTGATGGTGTCGATCTGGCGCCGCATGGGCGACCGCTTCAGTTACCTGGGCGGCCTGCCGACGGCGGAAGTCTATGCCGCCGCGTATAAAGCGCTGGGCGTGCCCGTGTATTCGTCGGCCGTGTTCAACTTCATGCCGCAACTGGCGATGGATTTTTATCACGCGATCGCGAAAGACGACCACGCGACGACGAACCGGCTGCTGGACGAATTCTTCCTGCCCTACCTCGCGATCCGCAACCGCAAGGCCGGCTACGCCGTGTCGATCGTCAAGGCCGGCGCCCGCCTCGTGGGCCACGACGGCGGCCCGGTGCGCGCGCCGCTGACCGACCTGACGGCCGAGGAGTGCGACATGCTGCACAAACTGATCGTCGCGCAAGGCGCGCAATAA
- a CDS encoding NAD-dependent epimerase/dehydratase family protein, giving the protein MTKPFKRILFTGAAGNLGRRLRERLHEFADIVRLSDVADFGPAAQHEEIVLCDLGDRDAVMRMCEGVDAILHFGGISTEEEWAPIMQANILGMVNLYEAVHKLGIRRVVFASTNHTMGMYKTTDLVDATMPPRADGYYGVSKVFGETLSRYYWDRFGVETVCIRIGYCWPEATNYRQMVTWLSLDDLVQLLHRSLVTPRVGHTIAFGISDNEGRWWDDRHAAFLRYKPKDSSQQFAHKLPQTVEYPPADDITTFYQGGVFLHNGPKYKP; this is encoded by the coding sequence ATGACGAAACCATTCAAACGCATCCTGTTCACCGGCGCCGCCGGTAACCTGGGCCGCCGCCTGCGCGAGCGCCTGCACGAATTCGCCGACATCGTGCGCCTGTCCGACGTGGCCGATTTCGGCCCGGCCGCGCAGCACGAGGAAATCGTCCTGTGCGACCTGGGCGACCGCGACGCCGTCATGCGCATGTGCGAAGGCGTCGACGCCATCCTGCACTTCGGCGGCATCTCCACCGAAGAGGAATGGGCGCCGATCATGCAGGCCAACATCCTCGGCATGGTCAATCTGTACGAGGCCGTGCACAAACTCGGCATCCGCCGCGTGGTCTTCGCCAGCACGAACCACACGATGGGCATGTACAAGACGACCGACCTCGTCGACGCCACGATGCCGCCGCGCGCGGACGGCTATTACGGCGTGTCGAAGGTGTTCGGCGAGACGCTGTCGCGCTATTACTGGGACCGTTTCGGCGTGGAGACCGTGTGCATCCGCATCGGCTACTGCTGGCCGGAAGCGACGAACTACCGCCAGATGGTGACGTGGCTCTCCCTCGACGACCTCGTGCAGCTGCTGCACCGCTCCCTCGTCACGCCGCGCGTGGGCCACACGATCGCGTTCGGCATCTCGGACAACGAGGGCCGCTGGTGGGACGACCGCCACGCCGCGTTCCTGCGCTACAAGCCGAAAGACAGCTCGCAGCAATTCGCGCACAAGCTGCCGCAGACGGTGGAATATCCGCCCGCCGACGACATCACGACGTTCTACCAGGGCGGCGTGTTCCTGCACAACGGGCCGAAGTACAAGCCCTGA
- a CDS encoding TonB-dependent receptor plug domain-containing protein, producing MPTQFRKTLIHLAVASACGVPAITGHAQETQAPPAAAPDGVSTVVVSGSRIAARGFSQPTPTTTLTAEDLAKAAKPNLFETLTELPALQGSTGRTTFTYSTSSGVQGLSSLSLRGLGTIRTLTLLDGQRVVGANVTGVTDVSQFPQLLVKRVDVVTGGASASYGSDAVGGVVNFITDKKFNGFKFNAEGGMTRYHDDKNGTLQAAWGRGFADDRLHVEVSGEFTKENGIDSPGFGEVGANGRSWYKNPALQESTKAMQAAGAPRYKSILHAQHIQYAKYGLITDGPLKGTAFGPGGTPHPYQYGTNCVGNFCVGGDLSGSVGAGTNLAMNFKRQVAYTRVSWDLDADNEIYVTGNWAQVTSVFSPNPGAAKQGNLGIKCDNAYLPASIAAGCASGYPSGVMQVGTANAEFPANITVHPTRTQRRAVVGADGRFALFGKDWSYDAYAEHGENTTVIHVRDITLNRRYNYAIDAVRDASGNIVCRDAAARANGCQPIDIFGDVPINMAGWSYIAPQNSPMQHTDSSQNVVSANVHGDVMEGWAGPVSMAAGAEWRREDYSVHGDPYGAGVDLQSRYGPDYPLDTTLSTGGDNWFAGNYHNGRGAFNVKEAYVEFNIPFLKSAALGEANLNIADRQEKYSTAGNANAWKIGATWKTPVDGLRLRAVSSKDVRAPNLSELYAAMTVTNQAVNNSQGSSVQIQQRNVGNPELKPEVARNNSFGIVLSQPGWARGFNLSVDYYDIKVKNVINSLGPQQEVDLCYAGYQNVCGAVSINGPAGTNYVLAQSFNFASLHTKGVDIETAYRTNLRGYGLPGAFTLRGMATRTIHAVSDPGVPGTTPSEGAGNMAGSTPKWKALVTESWENGKLGVSLTERWVSAGVFSNEFIECQTNCPLPTAAHPTIYDNHLAGATYVDFGATYNFAKDSMLYFKIDNLADRGPVLVPQTNLSIGINPAIYDVIGRTYRAGVRMSF from the coding sequence ATGCCAACGCAGTTTCGCAAAACCTTGATTCACCTTGCCGTTGCAAGCGCCTGCGGCGTTCCCGCCATCACGGGTCATGCGCAGGAGACCCAGGCACCCCCCGCGGCCGCGCCGGACGGCGTGAGCACCGTCGTCGTATCCGGCTCGCGCATCGCCGCGCGCGGCTTCAGCCAGCCGACGCCGACGACGACGCTGACGGCGGAAGACCTGGCCAAGGCCGCCAAGCCCAACCTGTTCGAGACGCTCACCGAACTGCCTGCCCTGCAAGGCAGCACGGGCCGCACGACGTTCACGTACAGTACGTCGAGCGGCGTCCAGGGCTTGTCGTCGCTGTCGCTGCGCGGCCTCGGCACGATCCGCACGCTGACCCTGCTGGACGGCCAGCGCGTCGTCGGCGCCAACGTCACCGGCGTCACGGACGTGAGCCAGTTCCCGCAACTGCTCGTCAAGCGCGTGGACGTCGTGACGGGCGGCGCGTCGGCGTCGTATGGCTCGGACGCGGTGGGCGGCGTCGTCAACTTCATCACCGACAAGAAGTTCAACGGGTTCAAGTTCAATGCCGAAGGCGGCATGACGCGCTACCACGACGACAAGAACGGCACGCTGCAGGCGGCATGGGGCCGCGGCTTCGCGGACGACCGGCTGCACGTCGAAGTGAGCGGCGAGTTCACGAAGGAGAACGGCATCGATTCGCCGGGCTTCGGCGAAGTGGGCGCGAACGGCCGCAGCTGGTACAAGAATCCGGCCTTGCAGGAATCGACGAAGGCGATGCAGGCCGCGGGCGCGCCGCGTTATAAAAGCATCCTGCACGCGCAGCACATCCAGTATGCGAAATACGGCCTGATCACGGACGGCCCGCTCAAAGGCACGGCGTTCGGCCCGGGCGGCACGCCGCATCCGTACCAGTACGGGACGAATTGCGTCGGCAATTTCTGCGTGGGCGGCGACCTGTCCGGCAGCGTGGGCGCGGGTACGAACCTCGCGATGAACTTCAAGCGCCAGGTCGCCTACACGCGCGTGTCGTGGGATCTCGACGCGGACAACGAGATCTACGTCACCGGCAACTGGGCGCAGGTGACGTCCGTGTTCTCGCCGAACCCGGGCGCGGCCAAGCAGGGCAACCTCGGCATCAAGTGCGACAACGCGTATCTGCCGGCATCCATCGCCGCGGGCTGCGCGTCCGGTTATCCGAGCGGCGTGATGCAGGTCGGCACCGCGAACGCGGAATTCCCGGCCAATATCACCGTGCATCCGACGCGCACCCAGCGCCGTGCCGTCGTCGGCGCCGACGGCCGCTTCGCGCTGTTCGGCAAGGACTGGTCGTACGATGCGTACGCGGAGCATGGCGAGAACACGACCGTGATCCACGTGCGGGACATCACGCTGAACCGCCGCTACAACTATGCGATCGATGCGGTCCGCGACGCGAGCGGCAACATCGTCTGCCGCGACGCCGCCGCGCGCGCCAACGGCTGCCAGCCGATCGACATCTTCGGCGACGTGCCGATCAATATGGCGGGGTGGTCGTACATCGCGCCGCAAAACAGTCCGATGCAGCACACCGATTCGAGCCAGAACGTGGTCAGCGCGAACGTGCACGGCGACGTCATGGAAGGCTGGGCGGGTCCGGTCTCGATGGCGGCCGGTGCCGAGTGGCGCCGCGAAGACTACTCGGTGCACGGCGACCCGTACGGCGCCGGCGTGGACCTGCAGTCGCGCTACGGGCCGGACTATCCGCTCGACACGACCCTGTCGACGGGCGGCGACAACTGGTTCGCCGGGAACTACCACAACGGCCGCGGCGCGTTCAACGTGAAGGAAGCCTACGTCGAATTCAATATCCCGTTCCTCAAATCGGCGGCCTTGGGCGAGGCCAACCTGAACATCGCCGACCGCCAGGAAAAATACAGCACGGCGGGCAATGCCAATGCCTGGAAGATCGGCGCGACGTGGAAGACGCCGGTCGACGGCCTGCGCCTGCGCGCCGTCAGTTCGAAGGACGTGCGCGCGCCGAACCTGTCCGAGCTGTACGCGGCCATGACGGTGACCAACCAGGCCGTGAACAATTCTCAGGGCTCCTCGGTGCAGATCCAGCAGCGCAATGTCGGCAATCCTGAACTGAAGCCGGAAGTCGCCCGCAACAATTCGTTCGGCATCGTGCTGAGCCAGCCCGGCTGGGCGCGCGGCTTCAACCTGTCCGTCGACTATTACGACATCAAGGTCAAAAACGTGATCAACTCGCTCGGGCCCCAGCAGGAAGTGGACCTGTGCTACGCCGGCTACCAGAACGTGTGCGGCGCGGTGTCGATCAACGGTCCGGCCGGCACGAACTACGTGCTGGCCCAGAGCTTCAATTTCGCGTCGCTGCACACGAAGGGCGTCGACATCGAGACGGCGTACCGCACGAACCTGCGCGGCTACGGGCTGCCGGGTGCGTTCACGCTGCGCGGCATGGCCACGCGGACGATCCACGCCGTGTCCGACCCCGGCGTGCCCGGCACCACGCCGAGCGAAGGCGCGGGCAATATGGCGGGCAGTACGCCCAAGTGGAAAGCGCTCGTGACCGAGTCGTGGGAGAACGGCAAGCTGGGCGTCAGCCTGACGGAGCGCTGGGTCAGCGCCGGTGTGTTCAGCAACGAATTCATCGAATGCCAGACCAACTGCCCGCTGCCGACGGCCGCGCATCCGACCATCTACGACAACCATCTGGCGGGCGCCACCTACGTCGACTTCGGCGCGACGTACAACTTCGCCAAGGACTCGATGCTGTACTTTAAGATCGACAACCTGGCCGACCGCGGGCCAGTGCTCGTCCCGCAAACGAACCTGAGCATCGGTATCAACCCCGCCATCTACGACGTGATCGGCCGGACGTACCGGGCCGGCGTGCGCATGAGCTTCTGA
- a CDS encoding FadR/GntR family transcriptional regulator: MNSPTALLPARKKYRNLAQGVVEELSARIRRSEFNPGDKLPPEAAIMEEYGVSRTVVREAISQLQASGLVQTRHGIGTFVLEPPATTLGIGTDSVVTVRDVLAILELRISMETEAAWLAASRRTDEQVARMGEALNEMQRALVNGHTSVEADVRFHQLIAEATDNRYFVELLGQLGSAIIPRARLNTPGFGEDKPADYLERVNREHEDIYKAILRRDPEAARAAMRTHLSNSRERLREAQQRLQERPAG; this comes from the coding sequence ATGAACTCGCCGACCGCCCTGCTGCCCGCCCGCAAGAAATACCGCAACCTCGCCCAGGGCGTGGTGGAAGAACTGAGCGCGCGCATCCGCCGCTCCGAATTCAACCCCGGCGACAAGCTGCCGCCGGAAGCGGCGATCATGGAAGAGTACGGCGTCAGCCGCACGGTGGTGCGCGAGGCGATCTCGCAGCTGCAGGCGAGCGGCCTCGTGCAGACGCGCCACGGCATCGGCACCTTCGTGCTGGAACCGCCCGCGACGACGCTCGGCATCGGCACGGACAGCGTCGTGACCGTGCGCGACGTGCTCGCGATCCTCGAACTGCGCATCAGCATGGAGACCGAGGCCGCCTGGCTGGCGGCGTCGCGCCGCACCGACGAACAGGTGGCGCGCATGGGCGAGGCGCTGAACGAGATGCAGCGCGCGCTGGTGAACGGGCACACGTCCGTGGAGGCCGACGTGCGCTTCCACCAGCTGATCGCGGAAGCGACCGACAACCGCTATTTCGTCGAGCTGCTGGGCCAACTGGGCAGCGCCATCATCCCGCGCGCGCGCCTGAACACGCCGGGCTTCGGCGAGGACAAGCCAGCCGACTACCTGGAACGCGTCAACCGCGAACACGAAGACATCTACAAGGCGATCCTGCGGCGCGATCCGGAAGCGGCGCGCGCCGCCATGCGCACCCATTTGTCGAACAGCCGCGAGAGGCTCCGCGAGGCGCAGCAGCGCCTGCAGGAACGCCCGGCGGGATAA
- a CDS encoding MFS transporter produces the protein MTHNRTSDAAAHAGGNFRWTICALLFFATTVNYLDRQVLSLLAPSLSKEFGWSNTDYANIAAAFQFMYAIALLFAGRIVDRLGTKTAYTLAIVIWSGGAIAHAYSIELGAGVKAMLGLAVPASVVGFIVARTILAIGEAGNFPAAIRATAEYFPKSERSFATGIFNSGANIGAILAPLTVPVLAAIWGWQAAFIWIGAIGFLWVVFWAFLFDEPARQRRLSQAELSYIRSDDLGAAPVAFTGPAPGWRTLLGLRQTWAFVVGKFLTDGVWWFFLFWLPKYLTDKYGMATSSLVLPLAVLYSMTMVGSIGGGALPSRFMRHGHAPYDSRMKAMLLIAFFPLVVLLAQPLGHLGYWVPVILIGIGASAHQAWSANLLTITSDLFPRHCVASVVGIGGLAGGIGGVLVTKVGGRLFDYYGAQGQIQTGYMIMFAFCALAYLLAWAIMKTLVPAQATARLPEELAHA, from the coding sequence ATGACTCACAATCGCACGAGCGACGCCGCGGCTCACGCCGGCGGCAACTTCCGGTGGACCATCTGCGCCCTGCTGTTCTTCGCCACCACCGTCAACTACCTCGACCGCCAGGTGCTGAGCCTTCTCGCACCGTCACTGTCGAAGGAGTTCGGCTGGTCGAACACGGACTATGCCAACATCGCCGCCGCCTTCCAGTTCATGTATGCCATCGCCCTGCTGTTCGCGGGCCGCATCGTCGACCGCCTCGGCACCAAGACCGCGTACACGCTCGCCATCGTCATCTGGTCCGGCGGCGCCATCGCCCACGCGTACTCGATCGAACTGGGCGCCGGCGTCAAGGCCATGCTGGGCCTCGCCGTGCCGGCCTCCGTCGTCGGCTTCATCGTCGCGCGCACGATCCTGGCGATCGGCGAAGCGGGCAACTTCCCCGCCGCGATCCGCGCGACCGCCGAATACTTTCCCAAGTCCGAGCGCTCGTTCGCGACCGGCATCTTCAATTCCGGCGCCAACATCGGCGCGATCCTGGCCCCGCTGACCGTGCCCGTGCTGGCCGCGATCTGGGGCTGGCAGGCGGCGTTCATCTGGATCGGCGCCATCGGCTTCTTGTGGGTCGTGTTCTGGGCCTTCCTGTTCGACGAACCGGCACGCCAGCGGCGCCTGTCGCAGGCCGAACTCTCGTACATCCGCAGCGACGACCTGGGCGCCGCGCCGGTGGCCTTCACCGGCCCCGCGCCCGGCTGGCGCACCCTGCTCGGCCTGCGCCAGACGTGGGCGTTCGTCGTCGGCAAATTCCTGACCGACGGCGTATGGTGGTTCTTCCTCTTCTGGCTGCCCAAATACCTGACCGACAAATACGGCATGGCGACCTCGAGCCTCGTGTTGCCGCTGGCCGTCCTGTACAGCATGACCATGGTCGGCAGCATCGGCGGCGGCGCGCTGCCGTCGCGCTTCATGCGCCACGGCCACGCGCCATACGACAGCCGCATGAAGGCCATGCTGCTGATCGCGTTCTTCCCGCTCGTCGTGCTGCTGGCGCAGCCGCTGGGCCACCTCGGCTACTGGGTGCCCGTGATCCTGATCGGCATCGGCGCCTCCGCGCACCAGGCGTGGTCGGCCAACCTGCTGACGATCACGTCCGACCTGTTCCCCCGTCATTGCGTCGCGTCCGTCGTCGGCATCGGCGGCCTGGCCGGCGGCATCGGCGGCGTGCTCGTCACGAAGGTGGGCGGCAGGCTGTTCGACTATTACGGGGCCCAAGGCCAGATCCAGACCGGCTATATGATCATGTTCGCGTTCTGCGCGCTGGCATACCTGCTGGCCTGGGCCATCATGAAGACGCTCGTGCCGGCGCAAGCGACGGCCCGGCTGCCGGAGGAGCTGGCGCATGCTTGA
- a CDS encoding methyl-accepting chemotaxis protein produces the protein MRHLTIKQTFITLLALTLLMAGLMLVALLRLSAAQSRATDASDARYRSYLLADELRQSSDDLTRLARTYVVTGDARYEEQYMGILAIRNGTKPRPEHYERIYWDLVAGGVPVPPSSGQAVPLQQLMRQAGFSDQEFAKLKEAQDVSDALVKTEVVAMNAVKGLFDDGHGGFTRKAEPNPEFARTIMHDAAYHQNKARIMVPLNEFLRLLDERTGKAVAEAGQGTRTAMAAAIVLMIVSLVLTTTALYMVYRYIMRNLNKAVDAADRIAGGDLSGEVAVEFDDEVGRLMAAIATINGNLHDMLAKIRASTENMATATDEIATGNADLSARTEAAAGSLQESASAMETLTQTVQRNAANAQSANELAARATTVAGKGEDVMTQVVSTMGRIKDGSARISDIIGVIDSIAFQTNILALNAAVEAARAGEQGRGFAVVASEVRALAQRSAGAAKEIKGLISDSVQSVETGSRLVDQAGNTMNEIMDAIRQVSGILADIARASAEQGHGIADVSTAVHQMDGITQQNAALVEEAAAAAESLKKQAQALLQAVGIFTLERTGAPRARPKLTVVRPVALQYR, from the coding sequence ATGCGGCATCTTACGATCAAACAGACGTTCATCACCCTGCTGGCCCTGACCTTGCTCATGGCCGGCCTCATGCTGGTGGCGCTGCTGCGCCTCTCGGCTGCGCAAAGCCGCGCGACGGACGCGAGCGACGCCCGCTACCGTTCCTATCTGCTGGCCGACGAGCTGCGCCAGAGTTCCGACGATCTCACGCGCCTCGCCCGCACCTACGTCGTCACGGGCGACGCGCGCTACGAAGAGCAGTACATGGGCATTCTCGCCATCCGCAACGGCACCAAGCCGCGGCCCGAACACTACGAACGGATCTACTGGGACCTCGTCGCCGGCGGCGTGCCGGTGCCGCCGTCCAGCGGGCAGGCGGTCCCGTTGCAGCAGCTCATGCGTCAGGCCGGCTTTTCCGACCAGGAGTTCGCGAAGCTGAAGGAGGCGCAGGATGTATCCGACGCGCTCGTCAAGACGGAAGTCGTCGCGATGAATGCCGTGAAGGGCCTGTTCGACGACGGCCACGGCGGCTTCACGCGCAAGGCCGAACCGAATCCCGAATTCGCGCGGACCATCATGCACGACGCGGCCTACCACCAGAACAAGGCGCGCATCATGGTGCCGTTGAACGAGTTCCTGCGCCTGCTGGACGAGCGCACGGGCAAGGCCGTCGCGGAAGCTGGGCAGGGCACGCGCACCGCGATGGCGGCGGCCATCGTGCTGATGATCGTGTCGCTCGTGCTGACGACGACCGCGCTGTACATGGTGTACCGCTACATCATGCGCAACCTGAACAAGGCGGTCGACGCCGCCGACCGCATCGCCGGCGGCGACCTGTCCGGCGAGGTCGCCGTCGAATTCGACGACGAAGTGGGGCGGCTGATGGCGGCCATCGCCACCATCAACGGCAACCTGCACGACATGCTGGCCAAGATCCGCGCGAGCACGGAAAACATGGCGACGGCGACGGACGAAATCGCGACGGGCAACGCCGATCTGTCGGCGCGCACGGAAGCGGCGGCCGGTTCGCTGCAGGAGAGCGCCAGCGCGATGGAGACGTTGACGCAGACCGTGCAGCGCAACGCCGCCAACGCGCAGAGCGCCAACGAGCTCGCGGCGCGCGCCACCACCGTGGCGGGCAAGGGCGAGGACGTGATGACGCAGGTGGTGTCGACGATGGGGCGGATCAAGGACGGCTCGGCGCGCATCAGCGACATCATCGGCGTCATCGACAGCATCGCCTTCCAGACGAATATCCTCGCGTTGAACGCGGCCGTGGAAGCGGCCAGAGCCGGCGAGCAGGGACGCGGCTTCGCGGTGGTGGCGTCGGAAGTGCGCGCCCTGGCCCAGCGCAGCGCGGGCGCCGCCAAGGAAATCAAGGGCCTGATCAGCGATTCCGTGCAGAGCGTCGAGACGGGCAGCCGCCTCGTCGACCAGGCCGGCAATACCATGAACGAGATCATGGACGCGATCCGCCAGGTGTCCGGCATCCTGGCCGACATCGCGCGCGCCAGCGCCGAGCAGGGCCACGGCATCGCCGACGTGAGCACCGCGGTGCATCAGATGGACGGCATCACGCAGCAGAACGCGGCGCTCGTGGAAGAAGCGGCGGCGGCGGCCGAAAGCCTGAAGAAGCAGGCGCAGGCGCTGCTGCAGGCCGTCGGGATCTTCACGCTGGAGCGCACCGGGGCGCCACGCGCGCGCCCGAAGCTGACCGTCGTGCGGCCTGTCGCCCTGCAATACCGCTGA
- a CDS encoding aldehyde dehydrogenase (NADP(+)), with the protein MTIQGEMIIGRRTVRGAAGTTRAFNPATRSNMEPEFGLATEQDVAAACELAEQAFDAYRATSLEQRARFLETIADRIMDIGPLLIERACAESGLPTARLEGERGRTCNQLRLFAKVVRDGYFLDATLDSALPQRTPPRSDLRMRKIPLGPVAVFGASNFPLAFSVAGGDTASALAAGCPVVVKAHSAHLGTSELVGKAVRQAAADCDMPDGVFSMLIGEGRVAGQALAAHPAIKAVGFTGSRQGGLALVRTANARHEPIPVYAEMSSINPVFLLPGALAAGGAKLASAFVDSLTLGVGQFCTNPGLVIGLAGKELDAFRASAAEALAAKGAGTMLTAGIHQAYVDAVGRRAGIDGVELVAQGSAEGTGCAAQAALYATDAATYMASPALDEEIFGPASLLIACRDEAEMQAVARHLEGQLTATVHATSLDRDLAAGLLPTLERKAGRVLFNGFPTGVEVSHAMVHGGPFPATSDSRSTSVGATAIDRFLRPVCYQDVPADLLPAELRDDNPLRLARMVDGALLSAK; encoded by the coding sequence ATGACCATCCAAGGTGAAATGATCATCGGCCGCCGCACCGTGCGCGGCGCCGCCGGCACGACGCGTGCCTTCAACCCGGCGACCCGCAGCAATATGGAGCCGGAATTCGGCCTCGCGACCGAGCAGGACGTCGCGGCCGCGTGCGAGCTCGCCGAACAGGCGTTCGACGCCTACCGCGCCACGTCGCTCGAGCAGCGCGCGCGCTTCCTGGAAACCATCGCCGACCGCATCATGGACATCGGCCCGCTGCTCATCGAGCGCGCCTGCGCCGAGTCGGGCCTGCCCACGGCCCGCCTGGAAGGCGAGCGCGGACGCACCTGCAACCAGCTGCGCCTGTTCGCCAAGGTCGTGCGCGACGGGTACTTCCTCGACGCGACACTGGATTCGGCCCTGCCGCAGCGCACCCCGCCCCGTTCCGACCTGCGCATGCGCAAGATCCCGCTGGGCCCCGTCGCCGTGTTCGGCGCATCGAACTTCCCGCTCGCGTTCTCCGTGGCCGGCGGCGACACCGCGTCCGCGCTGGCGGCCGGCTGCCCCGTCGTGGTGAAGGCGCACAGCGCCCACCTGGGCACGTCGGAACTGGTCGGCAAGGCCGTGCGCCAGGCGGCCGCAGATTGCGACATGCCGGACGGCGTGTTCTCGATGCTGATCGGCGAAGGCCGCGTGGCCGGCCAGGCGCTGGCCGCGCATCCCGCCATCAAGGCCGTCGGTTTCACCGGTTCGCGCCAGGGCGGCCTCGCCCTCGTGCGCACGGCGAACGCGCGCCACGAACCGATCCCGGTCTACGCCGAAATGAGCAGCATCAATCCGGTGTTCCTGCTGCCGGGCGCCCTCGCCGCGGGCGGCGCGAAGCTGGCCAGCGCCTTCGTCGATTCGCTGACGCTGGGCGTCGGCCAGTTCTGCACCAATCCCGGCCTCGTCATCGGCCTGGCCGGCAAAGAACTGGACGCGTTCCGCGCCTCCGCCGCCGAAGCACTGGCGGCCAAGGGCGCGGGCACGATGCTCACGGCCGGCATCCACCAGGCTTACGTCGACGCCGTCGGCCGCCGCGCCGGCATCGACGGCGTGGAACTGGTCGCACAGGGCAGCGCGGAAGGCACCGGCTGCGCCGCGCAGGCCGCGCTGTACGCCACCGACGCCGCCACGTACATGGCCAGCCCGGCGCTGGACGAGGAGATCTTCGGCCCGGCATCGCTGCTGATCGCCTGCCGCGACGAGGCGGAGATGCAGGCCGTCGCGCGCCACCTGGAAGGCCAGCTGACGGCCACCGTGCACGCGACCTCGCTTGATCGGGACCTGGCCGCCGGCCTGCTGCCGACGCTGGAGCGCAAGGCGGGCCGCGTGCTGTTCAACGGCTTCCCGACCGGTGTCGAAGTGTCGCACGCGATGGTGCACGGCGGCCCGTTCCCGGCCACGTCGGACAGCCGTTCGACGTCCGTCGGCGCCACCGCCATCGACCGCTTCCTGCGTCCGGTGTGCTACCAGGACGTGCCGGCCGACCTCTTGCCGGCCGAGCTGCGCGACGACAATCCGCTACGCCTCGCGCGCATGGTGGACGGCGCCCTGCTGAGCGCGAAATAA